The stretch of DNA TAggcacaaagaaaattctttcaaTAAAGAATCACATTAAATGACATTAAATTGAGCAAAGTTCTCTTTTAAACACTCCAGTCATTGATGTAGATTTCTAGGTTTTGTCAATCTCTCCATTATAATCCACATTTAgacatttcattatatatttgatGTAAtaatctattcagttcagttcagttcagtcgctcagtcatgtccgactctttgcgaccccatgaaacacagcacgccaggcctccctgtccatcaccaactcccggactttactcaaactcatgtccgttgagtcggtgatgacatccagccatctcatcctctgtcgtccccttctcctcctgcccccaatctctcccagcatcagggtcttttccaatgagtcaactcttcgcatgaggtggccaaagtattggagtttcagcttcagcatcagtccttccaatgaacatccagaactaatctcctttaagatggactgttggatctccttgaagttcaagggactctcaagagtcttctccagcactacagttcaaaagcatcaattttttgacgttcagctttcttcacagtccaactctcacatccatacatgaccactggaaaaaccatagccttgaccagatggcaaggttggcaaagtaatggcaaagtaatgtctctgttttttaatatgctgtctaggttggtcataactttccttccaaggagtaagcgtcttttaatttcatggctgcagtcaccatctgtagtgattttggagcccccaaaaataaagtctgactctgtttccccTGTTTATTTACTGTCATaccttaaattttatattatttgtatcactgaaaaaaatacatttatgtgtTTGATAATAAAGCTGTTATCTATATCATTCATATAATCCTGATTTGAATCTGATAGTGAAGTTTCTGATTATGCCCATATGATTTCTATTATATTGATAATTCTACTTTCAGAATtgctattaagaaaaaagaatgatcaaTGACAGCTACTTTGGTGGATTTATACTCCTTGGATTCACAGGCCAGCCTCAGATGGAGATGATTATTTCTTGGGTTGTATTTTTCTTCTACATCATTGCCCTGATGGGAAATATGGCCATCATCCTACTGTCTTTTCTTGATGACCATCTCCAaactcccatgtacttcttccttagAAGTTTGGCCATTTTGGATCTCTGCTATACCACAAACATAGTCCCTCAGATGTTGGTCAACATCTGGGGCAAAGACAAGAGAATTACCTTTGGTGGCTGTGCTTTCCAACTTTTCATTGATATGGTTCTCTCCTCAGTTGAATGCATCCTTCTGGCTGTTATGTCTTATGACAGGTTCAGTGCTATCTGCAAGCCTCTGCACTATATGACCATAATGAACTCCCAACTTTGCCAGAGCCTTGTAGGCACTGCCTGGGTAGTTGGTGTTATTAATTGCATAATACTTTCTCCCTATGCCTTGAGTCTTCCTCGATGTGGAAATCACCACCTGGATcacttcttttgtgaaatgtctGCAATGATCAAGATTGCATGTGTGGACACGACAGCCATGGAGGTAACCACATTTGCCATGTGCCTGATTATAGTTCTTGCTCCTCTTCTTCTCACTTTGGTTTCTTATTGCTTCATTGCTGTAGCTGTACTCAAGATCAAATCTGCAACGGGGAGGCAAAAAGCATTTGGAAACTGTTCCTCCCATCTCATTGTGGTATCCATCTTCTATGGAACTGTAGTCTATATGTACATCCAGCCAGGAAACAGTCCAAATCAAAATGAGGGTAAACTTCTCAGTATCTTTTATTCCATTGTTACTCCCAGCATGAACCCACTGATCTATACTCTGAGGAATAAGGAGTTCAAGGGGGCCATAAAGAGACTGATTGGGAAAAAGCAAGTTCTGTGGAAACAATAGGACACTGATTCTTCCTCCCAGAAATTTCCAGTATGGAAATGTGTCCTTTACAACTTTTATATGTAGACAATTTATGTTGTGTCATCACCTGAGATAAagaacatgaaagtgaagtcactcagtcatgtccaactctttgcaaccccatggactgcagtctgccagactcctctgtccatgggattctcaggcaagaatactggagtgggttgccattttcttctccggggatcatcctgacccagggattgaacccgagtctccagcactgcaggcagactctttaccatctgagctaccagggaagtcacttcTCACCTGAGAGAAGTACTcatgaaatatacagaaaattattatCAAATCTAATGCATTATTGAATAACTAATGTATGATGATACAtgtacaaaaaatatttaaaataagttgtAAACTGAGGCACCAAAACTAAAACTAATTTATAGTATGCTCTGATTCTTTTAGATTATACATGTCcaaattttaattacatttctcAGTTAATTGTAATACTTTCCTTTCATTATGCTAACTAGATATTCTCATAATTTTAAGGGGTTAGAAGCAGTTCTTTACTGACAGCAGTAAAACCACTATTAACTAAGAAGATCAAGAGTTCTAGTTATCAATCATCTTCATAGTGATGCAATGTTAATTGACCACAtcaaaaaatttctttcctttggtaTTTTCCTCTACCCATATAATTACTCCAAAAAGTAATTGTGATCACAAAATGAAAGGCATTTTATGTCACATACCACTAACCATCTTTAAGATATCAAtattaatgcttttatttttcccactgattttccaaatttcttATTTTAGGGGTCAGCATGGGGGTATTACCGTGGCACCTGTTTTGAGAAAAGGTAAAATTCTTGCTCTGGTATTTGGAAAAACTGGCACAAGTAAAGGTGATTTTACTGGTCActgaaatgttctctttttttttttatttggagaaatgtctatttag from Muntiacus reevesi chromosome 20, mMunRee1.1, whole genome shotgun sequence encodes:
- the LOC136151219 gene encoding olfactory receptor 2W1-like, which gives rise to MINDSYFGGFILLGFTGQPQMEMIISWVVFFFYIIALMGNMAIILLSFLDDHLQTPMYFFLRSLAILDLCYTTNIVPQMLVNIWGKDKRITFGGCAFQLFIDMVLSSVECILLAVMSYDRFSAICKPLHYMTIMNSQLCQSLVGTAWVVGVINCIILSPYALSLPRCGNHHLDHFFCEMSAMIKIACVDTTAMEVTTFAMCLIIVLAPLLLTLVSYCFIAVAVLKIKSATGRQKAFGNCSSHLIVVSIFYGTVVYMYIQPGNSPNQNEGKLLSIFYSIVTPSMNPLIYTLRNKEFKGAIKRLIGKKQVLWKQ